The genomic segment AATGCGACACTCCACCCAAAGGAGTCCATGAAAGTAGGACAATACACCCTCCGGTATGAGAGAATGAGGTGGATACCGTCCAGTGACCGCCTCGCGGTCAAAACACGCCTGAAAGTCTACAGGGCCGGAAAACCCCTGGGATACCTGACCCCCGAACGGAGGTTTTACGGAGGGCGGGAAAAACAACCCATCAGCGAGGTTGCTATCATGGGAAACTGGAAAGAGGACCTTTACGTTACCCTCACCGGTTATAATCGAGATGAGCGTGCCAGTTTTCGAGTACTGGTCAACCCCCTGGTTCCATGGCTGTGGGCCGGCGGTTACATCATCGCATTGGGTACCATGCTCGTCCTGTTCCCCGGCGGAATCTCCGTGACCGTTCCGTCGGAGAGGAAAGGCGTAAAATGACAACCTGGCTCATCTTCTTCCTTATCGTGTCGGTTATCGTGCTTTCCATTCCTTTCCTCCGGGGATCGGCAGGGACCATGGACGGTCCCGGCCCCGATGGAGATGGTCATGATGGGCCTGGATCGGAGCCTTACTAGGATGGGACCGTTCCTTAAGGCTGAAGGCATTACTAAGCGGTACGGGTCCCTGACCGCCCTGAATGGGGTGGGGCTTGCCATGGATGAGGGGGCATCTCTCGTTCTCCTTGGACCCAACGGAGCCGGGAAAAGCACCTTGCTCGGTGTCCTGGCAGGGAGGATTAATCCCACTTCCGGAACCGTGCGGCTCCTGGGAAATGAGATAAAACACAGCCGGGAGGCCCGGGCTCTTACCGGGTATCTTTCCCATGATTCCATGCTCTACGGCGGACTGTCCGCGCAGGAAAATCTCGTCCTTTATTGCCGACTGTACGGCGTTAACGGTATTGCGGCGCGGGTGGAGGAGATGCTTCGGCTCATTGGGCTTTGGGATCGGCGCAATGACATGGTTGACGGTTTTTCCAGGGGCATGGAGCAGAGGCTGGCAATCGCCCGCTCACTTCTCCATAATCCGAGGCTGTTGATTCTCGATGAGCCATTCAGCGGTCTGGATTACCGGTCCTCAAAAAAGCTTACGGATATTCTCGCAACCTTGCGCGACGAGAAAAGAGCGACCCTGTTGTCGACACATGACCTTGAAGCCGCCGGATCGCTTGGAAACGAGGTGGCTGTTATTCACAAGGGACGAATACGGTACAGGGGCGAGGTGGGAGACAACCTCAGAGATCTGTACCTGAGCCTTGTTATGGAGGAGAAAAGTTGAAGGCCGCCCTGGCGATTGCGCGGAAGGATCTTGTCCTTGAATTGAGGGGAAGGGAGGTGATCGTTCTCCTGTCCGTTTTTGGATTTCTGATCCTGACCCTCTTTTCCCTCTCGGCCCAGGCGGGTTCATCCGCCCTGACGGAGTTGGCCCCCGGCGTCCTATGGATAACATTCCTCTTTGCAGGTGTCCTTGGATTGGGCCGCACCTTTGACAGAGAGAGGGAGAATGGCTGTTTCCATGGTTTGCTG from the Deltaproteobacteria bacterium genome contains:
- a CDS encoding ABC transporter ATP-binding protein, with product MGPFLKAEGITKRYGSLTALNGVGLAMDEGASLVLLGPNGAGKSTLLGVLAGRINPTSGTVRLLGNEIKHSREARALTGYLSHDSMLYGGLSAQENLVLYCRLYGVNGIAARVEEMLRLIGLWDRRNDMVDGFSRGMEQRLAIARSLLHNPRLLILDEPFSGLDYRSSKKLTDILATLRDEKRATLLSTHDLEAAGSLGNEVAVIHKGRIRYRGEVGDNLRDLYLSLVMEEKS